In Pseudomonas putida, a genomic segment contains:
- a CDS encoding response regulator — protein sequence MTCRLLLVDDHSLIRAGVRALVSDIPGYAVVGEADDGDQLLEQVHRLAPDIVLLDISMRSTSGLDALTQLRAEGNACKVLILSMHTDPDLIMRALESGAHGYLLKDTTATELEQALAALRAGERYLSPAIAHTVINQALMRAQAGKQPNADRHNLTARQLEILRLIVRGKSTREVANGLGLSVKTVETHRSQIMKRLQIYDVAGLVLFAVREKIISLDD from the coding sequence ATGACCTGTAGATTGCTGCTGGTGGATGACCACTCGCTGATACGTGCCGGGGTACGCGCCCTGGTATCCGACATCCCAGGCTATGCCGTTGTCGGGGAAGCCGACGATGGCGACCAGTTGCTGGAGCAGGTGCACCGCCTGGCGCCGGATATCGTTCTGCTGGATATCTCGATGCGCTCGACCAGCGGCCTGGACGCCCTGACCCAACTGCGTGCCGAGGGCAATGCCTGCAAGGTGCTGATCCTGTCCATGCACACCGACCCGGACCTGATCATGCGCGCCCTGGAAAGCGGCGCCCATGGCTACCTGCTCAAGGACACCACGGCCACCGAGCTGGAACAGGCCCTGGCCGCCCTGCGTGCCGGCGAGCGCTACCTGAGCCCGGCGATCGCCCACACCGTGATCAACCAGGCGCTGATGCGCGCCCAGGCCGGCAAGCAGCCCAACGCCGACCGCCACAACCTCACGGCCCGCCAGCTGGAAATCCTGCGACTGATCGTGCGTGGCAAATCCACCCGCGAGGTCGCCAATGGCCTGGGCCTGTCGGTCAAGACCGTGGAGACCCACCGCTCGCAGATCATGAAACGCCTGCAGATCTACGATGTGGCGGGCCTGGTGCTGTTCGCGGTGCGCGAGAAGATCATCAGCCTGGACGACTGA
- a CDS encoding glycosyltransferase family 4 protein has protein sequence MRILWTLPYLPWPTTSGSKTRQYHLLRELARHGHRITLLVQSKVPLGDAAREALEPLLERLVVLPRRAVQSPLNLLASPIIDYPMRVIINGLAPCLRHQFEQLLDEPWDIIQVEHSYSFQPFEKALQARGLPYLLSEHTLESVMGGASHDRLPLWLRPLNAFDRWRYRRWEQRVLRQPTEVVAVSAHDAELISQIVQRPVNVVVNGVDCDYYQQVRPSLHSQRLLFVGDFECAANLEAIEWALEDILPQVWMSNPAVRLAIAGHALPLSWKRHWNDPRIEWIGYRPDLRELQRRAAIFFAPLRYAGGSKVKILEAMAAGLPVISSGKGVSGLALNNGEHYLGSDDGGQLALLITQLLNQPWRMSQLSEAGRVFARQRHDWSVVAQQLETVHMRLTQATPAGAPQQGGAWLGRSAK, from the coding sequence ATGCGCATACTCTGGACCCTGCCCTATCTGCCCTGGCCGACCACCAGCGGCAGCAAGACCCGGCAATACCACTTGCTGCGCGAACTCGCCCGGCATGGCCATCGCATCACCTTGCTGGTGCAGTCCAAGGTACCGCTCGGCGACGCTGCCCGCGAAGCCCTGGAACCTTTGCTGGAACGCTTGGTAGTGCTGCCCCGGCGAGCCGTGCAGAGCCCGCTCAACCTGTTGGCCTCACCGATCATCGACTATCCCATGCGGGTCATCATCAATGGCCTTGCGCCGTGCCTGCGGCACCAGTTCGAGCAGTTGCTGGACGAGCCCTGGGACATCATCCAGGTCGAGCACAGCTACAGCTTCCAGCCATTCGAAAAGGCCCTGCAGGCCCGAGGCCTGCCGTATCTGCTCAGCGAACACACCCTCGAATCGGTGATGGGCGGTGCCAGCCACGACCGCCTGCCGCTGTGGCTGCGCCCGCTCAATGCCTTCGATCGCTGGCGCTACCGGCGCTGGGAGCAACGGGTGCTGCGTCAACCCACCGAGGTGGTGGCGGTCAGCGCGCACGATGCCGAACTGATCAGCCAGATCGTCCAGCGCCCGGTCAATGTGGTGGTCAACGGCGTGGATTGCGATTACTACCAGCAGGTGCGCCCGTCGCTGCACAGCCAGCGCCTGTTGTTCGTCGGCGATTTCGAATGCGCAGCCAACCTCGAGGCCATCGAATGGGCCCTGGAGGACATCCTGCCGCAGGTATGGATGAGCAATCCGGCGGTGCGCCTGGCCATCGCCGGGCATGCCCTGCCCCTGAGCTGGAAACGTCACTGGAACGATCCGCGCATCGAATGGATCGGCTACCGCCCCGATCTGCGCGAACTGCAACGGCGCGCGGCGATCTTCTTCGCCCCGTTGCGTTATGCCGGCGGCTCCAAAGTCAAGATCCTCGAAGCCATGGCCGCCGGACTACCGGTGATCAGCAGTGGCAAGGGTGTGTCGGGCCTAGCGTTGAACAACGGCGAGCACTACCTGGGCAGCGACGACGGGGGGCAACTGGCGCTGTTGATCACCCAATTGCTCAACCAGCCCTGGCGCATGAGCCAGCTGAGCGAGGCGGGCCGGGTGTTCGCCCGTCAGCGCCACGACTGGAGCGTGGTCGCCCAACAGCTGGAAACCGTGCACATGCGCCTGACCCAGGCGACGCCGGCAGGCGCCCCCCAACAAGGGGGCGCCTGGCTGGGTCGATCAGCCAAGTAG
- a CDS encoding sensor histidine kinase → MFPRLKIPLRRCSRTALLRWTTTVLCVASLAANLAVSSAGHPLPASLVVLQLAAMLGVGWHLRQWARSISLRPAELADRMLKVQENERQRLSRELHDDIGQSLTAAKLQLQWLQRRLPGELQSQCDTLRSTLESTLSNVRDVSALLNPRQLASLGLEASLRAHLLRTLDRSDLSWSLECQQRLGGISEEVAMAAYRITQEAVTNVLRHAQAQNLTIRLQRNPAGLALMIQDDGRGFIPAADPATAGQRGMAGMQERATALCGQLDITSQLGLGTRIDVLFPWPPRTQERARTPVSNDL, encoded by the coding sequence ATGTTCCCACGCTTGAAGATTCCTCTGCGTCGTTGCTCCCGCACCGCCCTGCTGCGCTGGACGACGACAGTGCTGTGCGTGGCATCGCTGGCTGCCAACCTGGCCGTGTCCAGTGCCGGCCACCCCTTGCCGGCCAGCCTGGTCGTGCTGCAACTGGCGGCCATGCTTGGCGTCGGCTGGCACCTGCGTCAGTGGGCTCGCTCGATCAGCCTGCGCCCGGCCGAGCTCGCCGACCGTATGCTCAAGGTCCAGGAAAACGAGCGCCAGCGCCTGAGCCGAGAACTGCACGACGACATCGGCCAGTCGCTCACCGCCGCCAAACTGCAGCTGCAGTGGCTGCAGCGCCGCTTGCCCGGCGAGTTGCAAAGCCAATGCGACACCTTGCGCAGCACCCTGGAATCCACCCTGAGCAATGTTCGCGACGTGTCCGCCCTGCTCAATCCGCGCCAGCTGGCGAGCCTGGGCCTGGAGGCGAGCCTGCGCGCGCACCTGTTGCGCACCCTGGACCGCAGCGACTTGAGCTGGAGCCTCGAGTGCCAGCAGCGTCTGGGCGGTATCTCAGAGGAGGTGGCCATGGCCGCCTACCGCATCACCCAGGAAGCCGTGACCAACGTGCTGCGCCACGCCCAGGCGCAAAACCTGACCATACGCCTGCAACGCAACCCGGCAGGCCTTGCCTTGATGATCCAGGACGACGGCCGCGGCTTCATCCCGGCCGCCGATCCCGCCACTGCCGGGCAACGCGGCATGGCTGGCATGCAAGAGCGCGCCACCGCCTTGTGCGGCCAACTCGACATCACCAGCCAGCTCGGCCTCGGCACACGGATCGACGTACTGTTCCCATGGCCACCACGCACCCAAGAACGCGCCAGGACCCCTGTTTCCAATGACCTGTAG
- the yegS gene encoding lipid kinase YegS — MQGPKTMLILHGKQAANDQVREAVGALRERGGTIDVRVTWEAGDAQRLVGEALAAGYQRIVAGGGDGTLRDVAEAMGLANTQASLALLPLGTANDFARAAGVPLEPAAALALLEQPARAVDLGQVGEQLFLNMATGGFGSQVTANTSEDLKKVLGGAAYLFTGLSRFSELQPAEVELQGEGFHWQGQLLALGIGNGRQAGGGQVLCPDAVVDDGLLDIAILPAPQDVVGTLRDLLAGDGLFVRARLPWVEIKSSQGLDINLDGEPLQASSMRFAALPGALRLHLPADSALLSRPG; from the coding sequence ATGCAAGGACCCAAGACGATGTTGATCCTGCATGGCAAGCAGGCGGCCAATGACCAGGTGCGCGAGGCGGTTGGCGCCCTGCGCGAGCGGGGCGGGACAATCGATGTACGGGTGACCTGGGAAGCGGGGGATGCCCAGCGGCTGGTCGGCGAGGCGCTGGCGGCCGGTTACCAGCGGATCGTGGCGGGCGGTGGCGATGGCACACTGCGCGATGTGGCCGAAGCCATGGGGCTTGCAAATACCCAGGCCAGCCTGGCTCTGCTGCCGCTGGGTACCGCCAATGATTTTGCCCGGGCCGCAGGCGTGCCGCTGGAGCCCGCCGCCGCGCTGGCGTTGCTGGAGCAGCCGGCGCGAGCGGTGGACCTTGGGCAGGTCGGCGAACAGTTGTTCCTCAACATGGCCACCGGCGGCTTTGGCAGCCAGGTGACCGCCAACACCTCCGAGGATCTGAAAAAAGTCCTGGGTGGCGCGGCTTATCTGTTCACCGGCCTGAGTCGCTTCAGTGAACTGCAACCGGCGGAGGTGGAACTGCAGGGCGAGGGTTTCCACTGGCAAGGCCAATTGCTCGCCCTGGGCATCGGCAATGGCCGACAGGCGGGTGGTGGGCAGGTGTTGTGCCCGGATGCGGTGGTCGACGACGGGCTGCTGGATATCGCCATTCTGCCCGCGCCCCAGGATGTGGTGGGCACTTTGCGCGACCTGTTGGCGGGTGATGGATTGTTCGTCCGCGCGCGCTTGCCGTGGGTCGAGATCAAGAGTTCCCAGGGCCTGGACATCAACCTCGACGGTGAACCGCTGCAGGCCAGCAGCATGCGCTTCGCGGCGCTACCTGGGGCACTGCGCTTGCACCTGCCTGCCGATTCGGCGCTGCTCAGTCGTCCAGGCTGA
- a CDS encoding MOSC domain-containing protein — MFLSELYLYPVKSGQGQCLQASQVDHLGLQGDRRWMVVEADNGRFLTQRAWPQLGRIQASYGDAGQLLLEAPGLGRLEVQVPAGEEDLRGVTIWRDTLRVPDAGDEAAAWLSQLLGKPVRLVYCPEPRARYLPNGYGLNSDRAAFPDGFPLLLIGQGSLDELNRRIGRPMEMLRFRPNLVVQGAQPFAEDGWKRIRIGQLQFRLLKPSVRCILTTLDPATGERSADREPLTTLKTFREKDGDVLFGQNVAVDGSGVLEVGMPVEVLE; from the coding sequence ATGTTTCTCAGCGAGTTGTATCTATATCCGGTGAAGTCGGGGCAGGGGCAATGCCTGCAGGCATCGCAGGTGGATCACCTGGGGCTGCAGGGCGACAGGCGCTGGATGGTGGTGGAGGCGGACAACGGTCGCTTTCTGACCCAACGCGCCTGGCCGCAGCTGGGACGCATCCAGGCAAGCTACGGCGATGCCGGACAGTTGCTGCTGGAAGCCCCTGGGCTGGGGCGCCTGGAGGTGCAGGTTCCGGCTGGCGAGGAGGACCTGCGCGGTGTGACCATCTGGCGCGACACCCTGCGAGTGCCCGATGCGGGCGACGAGGCTGCGGCCTGGCTCAGCCAATTGCTGGGCAAGCCGGTGCGGCTGGTGTACTGCCCCGAGCCGCGGGCGCGCTATCTGCCCAATGGCTACGGCCTGAACAGCGACCGGGCGGCGTTTCCCGACGGATTCCCCTTGTTGTTGATCGGCCAAGGCTCGCTGGACGAACTGAACCGGCGCATTGGCCGGCCCATGGAGATGCTGCGCTTTCGGCCGAACCTGGTTGTGCAAGGGGCGCAGCCGTTCGCCGAGGATGGCTGGAAGCGGATTCGTATCGGTCAATTGCAGTTCCGTCTGCTCAAACCCAGTGTGCGTTGCATCCTCACCACGCTTGACCCGGCCACCGGTGAGCGCAGTGCCGATCGCGAGCCGTTGACCACGCTCAAGACGTTCCGTGAAAAGGATGGCGACGTGCTGTTCGGCCAGAATGTGGCGGTGGACGGCAGCGGCGTGCTCGAGGTGGGGATGCCGGTGGAAGTGTTGGAGTAG
- a CDS encoding histidine kinase has product MDIPPSQSSALQDFLLDAQVLLTQSQECLHHLELIDNDPDACHCLHDALDTLARRASEFGLIEVAHYAADLQLLLAPACHQQRLLSEALPAVEACLTLLAWQLELVDVHTGRLNLDASEQTDLLTDLASALGQPLPQGCMACNSSGSLCAHPHSHLPGTDLSGATSRTH; this is encoded by the coding sequence ATGGACATACCACCCTCGCAAAGCAGCGCCCTGCAGGACTTCCTGCTGGACGCGCAGGTATTGTTGACGCAGTCCCAGGAATGCCTGCATCACCTGGAACTGATCGATAACGATCCTGACGCCTGTCATTGCCTGCACGATGCCCTCGACACCCTCGCCCGTCGCGCCAGCGAATTCGGCCTGATCGAAGTCGCCCATTACGCCGCCGATCTGCAACTGCTGCTCGCCCCTGCGTGCCACCAGCAGCGCCTGCTGTCCGAAGCCCTACCTGCCGTGGAAGCCTGCCTGACCCTGCTGGCCTGGCAGCTCGAGCTGGTCGATGTTCATACCGGACGCCTGAACCTCGACGCCAGCGAGCAGACCGACTTGCTGACCGACCTGGCCTCCGCGCTCGGCCAGCCCCTGCCTCAGGGGTGCATGGCCTGCAACAGCAGCGGCAGCTTGTGTGCCCACCCACATTCTCACCTACCGGGCACAGACCTTTCCGGCGCGACCAGTCGCACGCACTAG
- a CDS encoding chemotaxis protein CheV gives MAGILDTVDQRTQLVGENRLEILMFRLAGRQLFAINVFKVQEVLQLPKLTLMPQRHAYVCGVVNLRGQTLPVIDLSQAIGMRPLQPGPGSTIIVAEYNRSVQAFLVGGVDRIVNMNWDAIMPPPTSAGRQHYLTAITKVDDQLVEVIDVEKVLAEIVPYNARVSNDKLADPVLARARGREVLLVDDSSVALAQLRDTLSQLGMKLHVASDGLKALRMLKAWADAGEDVCEKLLMVFTDAEMPEMDGYRLTTEIRNDARLRRLYVVLHTSLSGSFNESMVKKVGCDNFLSKFQPDRLVEVVKQRLQLDTAAG, from the coding sequence ATGGCTGGCATTCTCGACACAGTAGACCAACGCACGCAACTGGTAGGTGAGAACCGCCTGGAAATCCTGATGTTCCGCCTGGCGGGTCGCCAGTTGTTCGCAATCAACGTGTTCAAGGTCCAGGAAGTGCTGCAACTGCCCAAGCTCACCCTGATGCCGCAACGCCATGCGTACGTCTGCGGCGTGGTCAACCTGCGCGGCCAGACCCTGCCGGTGATCGACCTGTCCCAGGCCATTGGCATGCGCCCGCTGCAACCGGGCCCTGGCAGCACCATCATCGTCGCCGAGTATAATCGCTCGGTGCAAGCCTTCCTGGTGGGTGGGGTCGACCGCATCGTCAACATGAACTGGGACGCCATCATGCCGCCGCCGACCAGTGCCGGACGTCAGCACTACCTGACCGCCATCACCAAGGTCGATGACCAGTTGGTGGAGGTGATCGACGTGGAGAAGGTGCTGGCGGAAATCGTGCCGTACAACGCGCGGGTGTCCAATGACAAGCTGGCCGATCCGGTGCTGGCGCGTGCCCGTGGTCGCGAGGTACTGCTGGTGGACGACTCCAGCGTGGCCCTGGCGCAGTTGCGTGACACCCTCTCGCAGTTGGGCATGAAGCTGCATGTGGCCAGCGACGGCCTAAAAGCGTTGCGTATGCTCAAGGCCTGGGCCGATGCCGGCGAGGATGTGTGCGAGAAGCTGTTGATGGTGTTCACCGATGCCGAAATGCCCGAAATGGACGGCTATCGCCTGACTACCGAGATCCGCAACGACGCGCGCCTGCGTCGCCTCTACGTGGTGCTGCATACGTCGCTCTCGGGCAGTTTCAACGAGTCGATGGTGAAGAAGGTCGGCTGCGACAACTTCCTGTCCAAGTTCCAGCCAGACCGCTTGGTGGAGGTGGTCAAGCAGCGTCTGCAACTGGATACCGCTGCTGGGTGA
- the glp gene encoding gephyrin-like molybdotransferase Glp translates to MKAVVEAVQPRPLMPVEEALERLLALAEAAPIVDTEVVTLAEAEGRVLAEDLIAALDLPPWPNSAMDGYALRLADLAGQPLPVSQRIFAGHAPQPLQPGTCARIFTGAPLPEGADCVEMQENTESLEDGRVRFLQPLKADQNVRPQGQETRKGEQVMVAGTRLGPIELGLAATLGHGQLTVVRRVRVAVLSTGDELVEPGLPLGPGQIYNSNRRLLVSWLQRLGCDVVDAGILPDDLALTRQCLGGLGDVDLILSTGGVSVGEADYLGAALREAGELALWKLAIKPGKPLTFGHYQGVPVIGLPGNPASTLVTFGLLTRPYLLRRQGVAEVTPLRFDMPAGFDWPKAGTRREYLRARIDNGQVRIYKNQSSGVLRSAAWAEGLVEVREGSTPKPGDSVPFIPFSELLG, encoded by the coding sequence GTGAAAGCCGTGGTTGAAGCCGTGCAGCCGCGCCCGCTGATGCCCGTGGAAGAAGCGCTCGAGCGCCTGCTGGCACTGGCCGAGGCGGCGCCGATCGTTGACACCGAGGTCGTCACCCTGGCCGAGGCCGAGGGCCGCGTGCTGGCCGAGGACCTGATCGCCGCGCTCGACCTGCCGCCATGGCCCAACAGCGCCATGGACGGCTACGCCCTGCGCCTGGCCGATCTTGCCGGCCAGCCGTTGCCGGTGAGCCAGCGCATCTTCGCCGGCCACGCGCCTCAGCCTTTGCAGCCTGGTACGTGCGCCCGGATCTTCACCGGCGCTCCGTTGCCGGAGGGCGCCGACTGCGTCGAGATGCAGGAGAACACCGAGAGTCTGGAAGACGGCCGTGTGCGTTTTCTCCAGCCGCTCAAGGCAGACCAGAACGTCCGCCCGCAAGGCCAGGAAACCCGCAAGGGCGAGCAGGTGATGGTGGCCGGCACGCGCCTTGGGCCGATCGAACTGGGCCTGGCCGCGACCCTTGGCCACGGCCAGCTTACCGTGGTGCGGCGGGTGCGCGTGGCGGTGCTTTCCACCGGTGACGAACTGGTCGAACCCGGCTTGCCGCTGGGCCCCGGGCAGATCTACAACAGCAATCGGCGCCTGCTGGTGAGCTGGTTGCAACGGCTCGGTTGCGACGTGGTGGATGCGGGTATTCTGCCGGATGACCTTGCGCTTACCCGGCAGTGTCTTGGCGGATTGGGCGATGTCGACCTGATCCTGTCCACCGGCGGTGTCTCGGTGGGGGAGGCCGATTATCTCGGCGCGGCCCTGCGCGAAGCGGGTGAGCTTGCGCTGTGGAAACTGGCGATCAAGCCCGGCAAACCACTGACCTTCGGACATTACCAAGGGGTGCCGGTGATCGGCCTGCCGGGCAACCCGGCCTCGACCCTGGTCACCTTCGGCCTGCTCACGCGTCCCTATCTGCTGCGCCGCCAGGGCGTGGCCGAGGTCACGCCGCTGCGCTTCGACATGCCTGCGGGCTTCGACTGGCCCAAAGCCGGGACCCGGCGCGAATACCTGCGTGCGCGGATCGACAACGGCCAGGTACGCATCTACAAGAACCAGAGTTCCGGCGTGCTGCGCAGCGCGGCCTGGGCCGAAGGGTTGGTGGAGGTGCGCGAAGGCAGTACGCCAAAGCCTGGTGACAGCGTGCCGTTCATTCCCTTCAGCGAGCTACTTGGCTGA